The Populus trichocarpa isolate Nisqually-1 chromosome 11, P.trichocarpa_v4.1, whole genome shotgun sequence genome has a segment encoding these proteins:
- the LOC7455040 gene encoding uncharacterized protein LOC7455040: MGNCLFGGLGVAEGVIKVMTSNGGILEFNTPITAGSITNEFPGHALFPSQDLFWGPLSLQEELQGGQSYYLLPLHNSKIGGQIVREGHVRSKSIPAVAATSNIVTPYRMSLDYQGALKRSYTEVFSRYNNSYDKSNNGFWKVKLVISPEQLVEILSQEARTEELIENVRAVAKCGNGFSSSASSVEFSDSWSLSSSRNASCKKDSLVDI; encoded by the coding sequence ATGGGAAACTGTCTATTTGGAGGCCTAGGAGTGGCAGAAGGAGTGATAAAGGTGATGACATCTAATGGTGGCATCCTGGAGTTTAACACACCAATAACAGCAGGATCCATCACAAATGAGTTTCCAGGCCATGCGCTTTTTCCAAGCCAGGATCTATTTTGGGGACCACTTTCCCTACAAGAAGAGCTTCAAGGAGGACAGTCTTACTATTTACTGCCACTCCACAACTCAAAAATTGGTGGCCAAATAGTAAGAGAAGGTCATGTTAGATCAAAGAGTATACCAGCTGTTGCTGCCACATCAAATATTGTCACACCTTATAGGATGTCCTTAGATTATCAAGGCGCGTTAAAGAGATCATACACTGAAGTTTTCTCTAGGTACAACAACAGCTACGACAAAAGTAATAATGGGTTTTGGAAAGTGAAGCTTGTGATTAGTCCAGAGCAGCTAGTGGAGATTTTGTCACAAGAGGCTAGGACAGAAGAGTTGATCGAGAATGTGAGAGCTGTAGCCAAATGTGGAAATGGGTTCTCATCATCAGCTTCTTCTGTTGAGTTTTCAGATTCTTGGAGTCTATCCAGCAGTAGGAATGCTTCTTGTAAGAAAGATAGTTTAGTGGATATTTAG